AATGTTTTATATTCATTGATTTTCCTCATTGCCATTATAATACATATTTATTCTATTTTTCAATAACAGTTATACCATAAATTGAACTAATCACTTATTTGTTTTCCTTCATTATCCAATCTATAATTACTTTTATAAATTAAATCCCCCACTTTAACAAACTTATATCCCTCTGCACTCAATTTTTTTATTATCTTAGGTAAATTTTCAGGGGTATACTTAGCTGTATTATGAAATAACATTATAGAGCCTGGTTTTATGTTCTTCATTACTCTATTATATTCAATATCTGCCCCCTGTTCCTTCCAATCTATGCTGTCTACATCCCATTGAATACAATAATATCCTGATTTTTCTACAGTATTTATAACTATGTCATTATATGCCCCCTCAGGACACCTGAATAATTTTGTTCCAGAAGCTGTAATATTTCTTATTTTGGCTTCATTTATATTTATATCTTCTATGATTTTTTCCTCTGATATTTTGGTCATATTGGGATGCCTATCAGAATGATTACCTATTTCATGTCCTCTTTCATATATCTGCTTTAATTTATCAGGATTTCTATCTATCCAGTCACCTACTACAAAAAATGTAGCTTTAATGTTATATTTATCTAGCACATTCAATATCTCTCCAATGTACTCATCTCCCAAACTCACATCAAAAGTTATGGCAACCTTTTTTTCTTTTGTATCAACACAGTAAATGGGAATCTTTCTATTTGTATTTATAAAGGTTCCCTTATATCTATAATTTGTAAATACAGATATTAAAGTAGCTACAAGCAGCAATAAAGTTATCATAAATATTTTTTTTATTAATCTTACCTTCAATTTTTTCCTCCCATATATATTTATTTTCATAACTTTATATAGTATTCTACATTAATAAATATTACAGGAATATAAAAATTTATTGTGCAACATATTAATTATGTTGAAATACTTTATGTTATAATATATATAATTATAGTATTTCGAATTTATATGGAGAGGATTTTATAATGTTTGAAGATACTTTGGAACTTGCAGAAAATAAATTATTATTACTTTATATATTTAAAAAAATCAAATTTCCTATTTCAGATAATGCCATAACTGAAATTATACTAGAGAATGATTTTATAAATTATTTCACTATGAAACAATATTTAAATGAACTTTTGTCTTCTAATTTCATCACTCAGATAGATAAAACTAATAATCATAATCTAATAATTACCGAGAAGGGGTTAAAAGTATTATGCTTATTTAAAAACAGAATTTCAAAAGATAAACTAGATATCATAGATCACTATTTAGAAAAACAAAGCCAAAACATAAAAGAACACCTTTCAATAAATACTCATGTTTTAAAAGATAAAAATAATTTTATTGTAGATTTAAAAATATCAGAGAATGATTCTATATTAATGGAAATAAAATTAAATGTGGATTCTGATAAAAAAGCAAAAAAATTGTGCAAAAAATGGGAAAAAAATTTTTCAGAACTTTATCAGAAAATTGTGGAATCTCTCATGGAAGATTAAAAACTTCAACTTATAATCATACCTGTAGGTTCCCCTCCTATAGGTATATATTTTTTACTTTCATTTTTTATATTTAATTTTATAAGTAAATTATTATAGTTATCCCCTATATATAAATTATCTTTATACTTTATTACATTTCTCGGCATACCCCCTACAATTATTCTCTTTTTTTCTTTATAGTTATTTATATCTAGAATACTTATGGTTCCATCACCAAAATTAGCTACGAAACCATATCTGCTATTACAATATATATCCATAGGAGAATTTCCTACAATAATTCTATTTATGATTTTATAGTTTTTTAAAGACAATATAGCTATACTTCCCTTAAATTCCGATCCTATATTACTTTCACATATTAATACATGCTTTCCATCTACTGTAAATACAGCTTTAGTAGGATAGCAGCCTACTCTTACATTTTTTACATATTCCCTATTTTCACAATCTATTAAAGTTATACTGTCATCTTTCATATTGGCTATTAATAATAATTTTCTTTCCTTATTTAAACATATACTATAGGGAAGATTTCCACAGGGTATGCGTTCAACTACTTTCTTCAATTTTAAATCAAATATTAATACACTATTTAAATCTCCACATATTATATAAACATTATTACCATAAACCACTGCATCATTGCAGCATTCTCCTATATAATAACTTTCTTCTTCAACTTCATTTTTCTTATCTATTATAGTTATAGCATTATTATATCTATTGGCAGTTATAATCTTGTCATTACCCACACATATGCCTTGAGGTCCAACTCTATAAATTATATCATCAGATTTTAAATATATTTTCTTCTCTTCATGAAAATCATCCAAGTTAACCTTTGATACAAGATCAGAAGAAGTGCTACATACATAAAGATAGTCCAATACCATCACCCCCTACAAATATAATATGAGTATGTATCAAAATGGGTAATAACAATACCAAATTATTTTCTTGTATAAGTGATTTATATTCTATATAATTATTTTATAAAATGTTCTTAGGCTTAAACTTGCGATAAAATAAATTTATTTTTATAGAATAAGGTGATGAAGTGCATAGTTACATAACAAAAGGAGTCTGTTCAAGACAAATAAATTTTGATATATCTGACAATAAGATTAAAAATGTAAATTTTATAGGAGGATGCAGTGGCAACCTTCAGGGAATATCCCGATTAGTAGAGGGAATGGATTTAAATGAAGCCATAAAAAAACTGCAGGGTATCTCCTGCAATGGAAAAGGTACCTCTTGTCCTGATCAACTGGCAACTGCTCTCAAAGAATTTGCTGGAAAGAATTAAAAAATAAAGAACATATTTTTAAACATAAAATATGTTCTTTATCAGAACGCTGGAGTTAACTAATATCCCCAGTTGAAAATAATTACTTTAATTATCTGATACATCATTATATCTTTTTTATAATCTTCCTCATATCTCCTACCATATACAGCGAACCACACACTAGAATTAAGTCCTCTCTATTACAATAAGAAAGTGCTTTTCTATATGCTTTTTCATAATCATTAAAATCTTCACAATTAGAATTATACTTTTCTATTATAGTTTTCAGTTTACCCGCTATTTGCCCTCTTTTATCTTTGGGGGTAACTGCCATGACCCTTTTTGCAAGAGGCACAATGGTCTTTACCATCTTCTCTACTTCTTTATCTGCCAGTATACCAAGTATTAAAATCATATCATTATATTGAAAATACCTGCGTATATTTTCTTTAAGCATTGAAATTCCCTGTATATTATGAGCTCCATCTACTACTACCAATGGATTTCTGCCCATGACTTCAAGCCTTCCCTTCCAGGTTACACTATTCAATGCTCTTAATATAGAGGACTTATCAACTAAAATATTATATTTTGATAATTGTTCTATGGTAAATAAAGCTGCGGCACAATTTAAAAGCTGATGTTTACCTAAAAGAGATAGTTTGATGTCATAATTGGATTTCTTTGTAGCTATTTTTACCTGCTGTACATATTCCCTGCTTCCGCTGTCAATCTTATTTTCACCTATAAAATTAGAAGAATTTACAGGAACCTTTAAAAGTTCACTGCCCTTTTCCTCACATACTTTTTCTATGACCTTCTCAACAGATTCTGTCTGTGGATAAAGTATTACAGGAATACCTTTTTTGATTATTCCTGCTTTTTCATAGGCTATTTTCTCTAAAGTATCACCCAATATGTTCATGTGATCATAACTTATGGAGGCAATTACACTTGCCATAACTCCCCCTCCATACTCTTTAGCAAAAGGAACCATGACATTGGTAGAATCAAATCTTCCTCCCAGTCCTACTTCAATTACCGCTATTTCTACTTTTTTCTCCCAGAAATAATAGAACATGGCACAGGTAATTACTTCAAATTCCGTAGGATTATTATAACCCAGTTGTAAAACTTTATCTACAACCTCCGATACCTTAGTAACTACTCTGCTTAAATCATCATGGGATATATTTTTCCCATTTATTTGAATTCTCTCTTCAAATTCCTCTAAATAAGGAGAAGTATACATGCCCACTTTAAATCCGGCCTCCATTAATACCCTACTTATCATCACAGTAATAGAACCTTTTCCATTAGTTCCTGCCACATGTACAGCTTTTATTTTTTTATGTGGATTCCCTAAAAGCTCTAATATTTTTTCTGTTCTTTCAAGACCTAAGTTCACTCCAAATTTAGCAATATTATTTATATACTGCAATGTATCCTTATAATTCATAATGCCTCATCCCATATTTTATTTTAGACTTTCCAATCTTTCAATTACAGTTTCAAGCATTTCTCTATACTTATCCCCTTTTTCTCTCTCTCCATCTACAACAGACTTTGGTGCTTTTGAGAGGAATTTTTCGTTTGAAAGTTTACTATCTACTCTTTTTATTTCCTTTTCTAATTTCTCTTTTTCCTTACTGAGTCTTTCAATTTCCTTGTCTTTATCTACAAGCTCCAGAAGAGGAATAAATAATTCAGCTCCTGTAGTTACTGAAGATACCGCATTTTCTGAGACCTTACTCTTATCATCTAAAAATTCAATTTCGCTGGCAGAAGCCAATTTCTTAAAATATTCTTCTCCATTTTTAAAAGTATCCAGTGCATTTTTCTCCGTTATATATACTAGTAATTTTGCCTTTTTTGAAAATGGTACATTCATTTCTGCTCTTACATTTCTAATTGCTTTAATGGCCTCTATAATATATTCCATATCTTTTTCCACTTTTGAATCTTTAAACTCTTCATTATATTCTGGCCAAGATGAAACAGTTATGGATTCACAATCCGTATAAAGATGATCATATATTTCCTCCGTTATAAATGGCATTATAGGATGAAGCAGCTTAAGGGAAGCAACAAGTACATTATTTAATACATTGTATGCAACTCCCCTCTCTTTTTCACTTCCACCATACATAACCGGCTTTACAAGTTCTATATACCAATCACAGAATTCTCCCCAGATGAAATCATATATTTTTTGCGCGGCTATTCCAAGTTCAAACTTCTCTATGTTATCCGTTACTTCCTTTACCAGGGTATTCAATCTGGAAAGTATCCATTTATCTGCATCACTATACTCCCTGCACTCTTTATACTTATCCATTATATTTTCATCTAAATTCATAAGTACAAATCTTGAAGCATTCCATATTTTATTGGCAAAATTTCTAGCAGATTCTACTCTCTCCGGGTAATATCTTATATCATTTCCTGGTGCATTTCCTGTAATAAGTGCAAACCTAAGTGCATCTGCCCCATATTCATCTATTACTTCTATTGGATCAACACCATTTCCAAGGGACTTAGACATTTTTCTCCCCTCTGAATCTCTTAC
This genomic interval from Clostridium kluyveri contains the following:
- a CDS encoding TIGR03905 family TSCPD domain-containing protein, with protein sequence MHSYITKGVCSRQINFDISDNKIKNVNFIGGCSGNLQGISRLVEGMDLNEAIKKLQGISCNGKGTSCPDQLATALKEFAGKN
- a CDS encoding DUF4364 family protein; its protein translation is MFEDTLELAENKLLLLYIFKKIKFPISDNAITEIILENDFINYFTMKQYLNELLSSNFITQIDKTNNHNLIITEKGLKVLCLFKNRISKDKLDIIDHYLEKQSQNIKEHLSINTHVLKDKNNFIVDLKISENDSILMEIKLNVDSDKKAKKLCKKWEKNFSELYQKIVESLMED
- a CDS encoding YncE family protein; translation: MDYLYVCSTSSDLVSKVNLDDFHEEKKIYLKSDDIIYRVGPQGICVGNDKIITANRYNNAITIIDKKNEVEEESYYIGECCNDAVVYGNNVYIICGDLNSVLIFDLKLKKVVERIPCGNLPYSICLNKERKLLLIANMKDDSITLIDCENREYVKNVRVGCYPTKAVFTVDGKHVLICESNIGSEFKGSIAILSLKNYKIINRIIVGNSPMDIYCNSRYGFVANFGDGTISILDINNYKEKKRIIVGGMPRNVIKYKDNLYIGDNYNNLLIKLNIKNESKKYIPIGGEPTGMIIS
- the pdaB gene encoding polysaccharide deacetylase family sporulation protein PdaB; translation: MKVRLIKKIFMITLLLLVATLISVFTNYRYKGTFINTNRKIPIYCVDTKEKKVAITFDVSLGDEYIGEILNVLDKYNIKATFFVVGDWIDRNPDKLKQIYERGHEIGNHSDRHPNMTKISEEKIIEDININEAKIRNITASGTKLFRCPEGAYNDIVINTVEKSGYYCIQWDVDSIDWKEQGADIEYNRVMKNIKPGSIMLFHNTAKYTPENLPKIIKKLSAEGYKFVKVGDLIYKSNYRLDNEGKQISD
- a CDS encoding bifunctional folylpolyglutamate synthase/dihydrofolate synthase, with product MNYKDTLQYINNIAKFGVNLGLERTEKILELLGNPHKKIKAVHVAGTNGKGSITVMISRVLMEAGFKVGMYTSPYLEEFEERIQINGKNISHDDLSRVVTKVSEVVDKVLQLGYNNPTEFEVITCAMFYYFWEKKVEIAVIEVGLGGRFDSTNVMVPFAKEYGGGVMASVIASISYDHMNILGDTLEKIAYEKAGIIKKGIPVILYPQTESVEKVIEKVCEEKGSELLKVPVNSSNFIGENKIDSGSREYVQQVKIATKKSNYDIKLSLLGKHQLLNCAAALFTIEQLSKYNILVDKSSILRALNSVTWKGRLEVMGRNPLVVVDGAHNIQGISMLKENIRRYFQYNDMILILGILADKEVEKMVKTIVPLAKRVMAVTPKDKRGQIAGKLKTIIEKYNSNCEDFNDYEKAYRKALSYCNREDLILVCGSLYMVGDMRKIIKKI